Part of the Paeniglutamicibacter sulfureus genome, TGGTGCCACCAAGCAGGCACGGCCGGTTCGCCCCCATCCTCAACGGCGTCAATTCGCACGATTTCACCCAGATCTTGTCCGTCGGATTGCCGCTGGCCTTGGTGCTGGCCGGATTCCTGTGGCTGGTGGGGGAACCAGTTCGATGGGCACTTCCCAAGTCCTGGGTACCGGTCAATCCGGCACGCACGGGACGTCGGCCCACCAGCGCGCGCATCGTGCTGTGGACGTTCTACTCCCTGATGCTCGGGCTGCTCACCCACCTCGTGTGGGACTCGTTTACGCATTCTTCCGGGTGGGTGGTTCAGCAATTGCCCTTCCTGGGCATTTCACCCGTTGGCAGCATTCCCCTCTTCCGCATCCTGCAACATGGCAGCAGCATCGTCGGCCTGGGGTTCCTGGCAATCTGGTACCTGAAGCGGCGAAAAGCCTCCGAGACTCTCGAAAGCGCCGGCGAACTCAGGGCCCGCTATGTGCGCACCCTGATGCTGGCCATGTTCTTGTTGGTCCCTGCCGAGACGGCT contains:
- a CDS encoding DUF4184 family protein, whose amino-acid sequence is MPFTLAHAAAVLPFARQPLVPLALVAGAMAPDLPYFLMVPPSRHGRFAPILNGVNSHDFTQILSVGLPLALVLAGFLWLVGEPVRWALPKSWVPVNPARTGRRPTSARIVLWTFYSLMLGLLTHLVWDSFTHSSGWVVQQLPFLGISPVGSIPLFRILQHGSSIVGLGFLAIWYLKRRKASETLESAGELRARYVRTLMLAMFLLVPAETAVFAGLGQDVVPVVEDPASAEVFLQIVIRQSGAGAMMALAAYGVAWHVIAKIRKFHGVGMVRS